The proteins below are encoded in one region of Pseudonocardia sp. DSM 110487:
- a CDS encoding FAD-binding protein, producing MDELVADVVVVGFGAAGACAAIEAARAGADVVLVDRFGGGGASALSGGVVYAGGGTSIQRAAGVEDSPEGMYAYLSREVAGAVSPGTLRRFCDGSAEMIEWLAALGVPFEASLCPYKTSYPTDRHYLYFSGSESAGGFRDATPPVPRGHRVRARGTSGGVLYAHLARAVRELGVRVHPQTAVRGLVREGGRVVGVDCLALRGAPAAAHRVLSKYAAKPGIYSPPLRRILHGPAAALERRSARPLRIRARRGVVLAAGGFVANRAMLRENAPTYRGGLALGTPGDDGSGIRLGVAAGGATARLGSVSAWRFITPPTAFLGALLVDEAGQRVCDESRYGAAVGKALIDGHSGRGWLLADAALLRDVRRQLREQTVWFQRLQAWYLLGRARVSGATVEEVALAAGVDVDGLLATVAAHDDAARDGRPDPAGKPAEFVRVPQEPPFSLIDVSVRPNTFYPCPMLTLGGLVVNEDTGAVLRTDGVPVEGLYAAGRTAVGLCSDSYVSGLSLADCVFSGRRAGRRVATVDRNENVF from the coding sequence ATGGACGAGCTGGTCGCCGACGTCGTGGTCGTTGGGTTCGGCGCGGCGGGCGCTTGCGCCGCGATCGAGGCGGCCAGGGCAGGTGCCGACGTGGTGCTGGTCGACCGGTTCGGCGGCGGGGGTGCCTCCGCCCTGTCCGGGGGCGTGGTCTACGCGGGCGGCGGCACGTCGATCCAGCGTGCGGCCGGGGTGGAGGACTCGCCCGAGGGCATGTACGCCTACCTCAGCCGGGAGGTCGCCGGTGCGGTCTCCCCAGGCACGCTCCGCCGGTTCTGCGATGGCAGCGCCGAGATGATCGAGTGGCTCGCCGCGCTCGGCGTGCCGTTCGAGGCGAGCCTGTGCCCGTACAAGACGTCGTACCCGACCGACCGGCACTACCTCTACTTCTCCGGCAGCGAGTCGGCGGGCGGGTTCCGGGACGCCACGCCTCCGGTGCCGCGCGGGCACCGGGTCCGTGCGCGCGGCACCTCGGGCGGCGTGCTCTACGCGCACCTCGCGCGAGCGGTGCGCGAGCTGGGCGTGCGCGTCCACCCGCAGACGGCGGTACGCGGTCTCGTGCGGGAGGGCGGGCGCGTCGTCGGCGTGGACTGCCTCGCGCTGCGCGGGGCTCCGGCCGCCGCGCACCGGGTGCTCAGCAAGTACGCGGCGAAGCCGGGCATCTACTCGCCGCCGCTGCGCCGGATCCTGCACGGCCCGGCCGCCGCCCTCGAACGCCGCTCCGCCCGGCCACTGCGGATCCGCGCCCGGCGCGGCGTGGTGCTGGCCGCGGGTGGCTTCGTCGCGAACCGCGCCATGCTCCGCGAGAACGCCCCCACCTACCGCGGCGGGCTCGCGCTCGGCACCCCCGGCGACGACGGCAGCGGCATCCGGCTCGGCGTGGCCGCAGGCGGGGCGACGGCGAGGCTCGGCTCGGTCTCGGCGTGGCGCTTCATCACCCCGCCCACCGCGTTCCTCGGCGCCCTTCTCGTCGACGAGGCCGGGCAGCGGGTGTGCGACGAGTCGCGCTACGGCGCGGCGGTCGGCAAGGCGTTGATCGACGGGCACTCGGGCCGGGGCTGGCTGCTCGCGGATGCCGCGCTGCTCCGGGACGTGCGGCGGCAGCTGCGCGAGCAGACGGTGTGGTTCCAGCGGTTGCAGGCCTGGTACCTGCTCGGACGGGCGCGCGTCAGCGGCGCGACCGTCGAGGAGGTCGCCCTGGCGGCGGGCGTAGACGTTGACGGCCTGCTGGCCACCGTCGCCGCACACGACGACGCGGCCCGCGACGGGCGCCCCGATCCGGCCGGCAAGCCCGCCGAGTTCGTCCGGGTGCCGCAGGAGCCGCCGTTCTCGCTGATCGATGTGTCGGTGCGGCCGAACACGTTCTACCCCTGCCCGATGCTGACGCTCGGCGGCCTCGTGGTCAACGAGGACACCGGTGCCGTCCTGCGGACCGACGGGGTGCCGGTCGAAGGGCTCTATGCGGCCGGCCGCACCGCTGTTGGCCTGTGCTCGGACTCCTACGTGAGCGGGCTGTCGCTCGCCGACTGCGTCTTCTCCGGGCGCCGCGCCGGCCGCCGCGTCGCGACGGTCGACAGAAACGAGAACGTGTTCTAA